The Seleniivibrio woodruffii genome window below encodes:
- the upp gene encoding uracil phosphoribosyltransferase has translation MNYPNFTVISHPLIEHKLTFIRDLTTPKKGFKELVDEVAMLMAYEITKDFPLEEVEIETPICKTKTRIVSGKKVVLVPILRAGLGMVDGILKLIPSARVGHIGLYRDHETLQPVSYYFKIPPQSEDRDFILIDPMLATGGSAIAAVDKLKEVGVKNIKFMCLIAAPEGVKAFCEAHPDVKVFAAGLDEKLNENGYIVPGLGDAGDRLFGTK, from the coding sequence ATGAACTACCCCAATTTTACAGTAATCAGTCACCCGCTTATTGAGCACAAGCTGACCTTTATCAGAGATCTCACCACACCTAAAAAAGGCTTTAAGGAGCTTGTGGACGAGGTTGCAATGCTTATGGCGTATGAGATAACAAAAGACTTCCCTCTGGAAGAGGTTGAGATCGAAACACCCATCTGCAAAACGAAAACAAGAATAGTTTCAGGTAAAAAAGTTGTTCTGGTTCCCATTCTGCGTGCGGGTCTGGGTATGGTGGACGGCATTCTGAAGCTTATTCCCTCTGCCCGTGTTGGACATATAGGTCTTTACAGAGACCACGAAACGCTCCAGCCCGTTTCCTATTACTTCAAGATCCCCCCTCAGAGCGAGGACAGGGATTTTATACTCATCGACCCCATGCTTGCCACAGGCGGTTCCGCTATTGCGGCCGTTGACAAGCTGAAAGAGGTCGGTGTTAAAAATATCAAGTTCATGTGTCTGATAGCCGCTCCGGAAGGGGTTAAGGCTTTCTGCGAGGCACACCCCGATGTTAAGGTGTTTGCCGCAGGGCTTGATGAGAAGCTGAACGAGAACGGGTATATAGTGCCCGGGCTGGGAGATGCCGGCGACAGGTTGTTCGGAACAAAATAA
- a CDS encoding aminopeptidase, giving the protein MSLEKKMADLICEYSLNLKEDDIFLIRAETVSEPLIKALMVKALQLGAHPVLRLAIAEQQAAFYANANNKQLEFIAPSVMADAQNITAQVYIDSTSNTKQLTKADKSKIALSSKTMRHVRDILMDREQKGEFRWSLCPYPSQAMAQDAEMSLDEYTEFVYNACKLNEADPVAAWRKVDEFQKKVVDILTGTKELRIVGNKTDITFNVEGRKWINCNGHHNMPDGEVFTSPVEDATEGQIYFDLPTSYMGVEAGGILLKIEKGRIVEASAEKGNDFLQSVLETDEGSRLIGEVAFGLNDNIDKPTKNILFDEKIGRTIHMAVGASYPEAGGKNKSGIHWDMIKSMQDGKAYADGKLIYSEGRFLGL; this is encoded by the coding sequence ATGAGTCTGGAAAAAAAAATGGCGGATCTTATATGCGAATATTCCCTCAATCTGAAAGAGGATGACATATTTTTAATTCGTGCCGAAACCGTATCCGAACCCCTTATTAAAGCCCTTATGGTAAAGGCTCTTCAGCTCGGCGCACACCCTGTGCTCCGTCTTGCCATTGCCGAACAGCAGGCGGCATTCTATGCCAACGCAAACAATAAGCAGCTTGAGTTCATCGCACCCAGTGTAATGGCGGATGCGCAGAACATCACGGCTCAGGTATACATCGACAGCACAAGCAACACAAAACAGCTCACCAAGGCTGATAAATCGAAAATAGCCCTTTCCAGCAAGACAATGCGCCATGTTCGGGACATTCTGATGGATCGCGAGCAGAAGGGCGAATTCCGCTGGTCGCTCTGCCCATATCCTTCTCAGGCAATGGCTCAGGATGCGGAGATGTCGCTGGATGAATACACAGAGTTTGTCTACAACGCATGCAAGCTGAACGAAGCCGATCCCGTCGCCGCATGGCGCAAGGTTGACGAGTTTCAGAAGAAGGTTGTGGATATCCTCACCGGAACAAAGGAACTGCGCATTGTGGGCAACAAAACGGACATCACGTTCAATGTTGAAGGCAGAAAATGGATAAACTGCAACGGTCACCACAACATGCCCGACGGCGAAGTATTCACAAGCCCCGTTGAGGATGCAACCGAAGGCCAGATATACTTTGACCTGCCAACATCATACATGGGTGTTGAAGCGGGCGGAATCCTGCTTAAAATAGAGAAGGGACGCATAGTCGAGGCATCCGCCGAGAAGGGCAACGACTTCCTCCAGAGCGTTCTGGAGACCGACGAAGGCTCAAGACTCATCGGCGAGGTGGCTTTCGGCCTTAACGACAACATAGACAAGCCCACAAAGAATATCCTGTTCGATGAAAAGATAGGCCGCACCATCCATATGGCTGTGGGCGCCAGCTATCCTGAGGCGGGCGGAAAGAACAAATCCGGCATCCACTGGGATATGATAAAATCCATGCAGGACGGAAAAGCATACGCCGACGGAAAGCTTATATACAGCGAAGGACGCTTTCTGGGGCTGTAG
- the nhaA gene encoding Na+/H+ antiporter NhaA: protein MQKTVNRLIFHTLDLFGRFLKLESSSSILMIGAMVLALILANTAASEMYLTFFSQMFGVTFGAFSLYKPLILWINDGLMALFFLMVGLEVKREFVHGELSTPSQAMLPIVAAVGGAVVPALIYAGLNVKGVMSGWGVPMATDIAFAIGLLTLLGSGVPTGLKVFLASLAVVDDLLAVLVIALFYTDTLVVSYLIWAVASVLVLFAMNRFRVALLGPYLLVGAVLWYCLLKSGIHATVAGVVTAMFIPSEPRIPMNVFSRMVRNAVSRIDNDEDKSLTKENEQDMGRVVFTATYSQSPMSRLEHSLHSLTAYFIMPVFAFSNMGLTFNVGTLSTESWLMTAGIAAGLIVGKPLGIVGSVALLMKTGKVSLPDGVTMPQIIGAGMLAGVGLTMSIFISTMAFPEEMQNISKLAILGASLVSALLGLFYLKRHIKKAD, encoded by the coding sequence ATGCAGAAAACAGTGAACCGTTTGATCTTTCATACTTTAGACCTGTTCGGGAGGTTTCTGAAGCTGGAATCGTCCAGCAGTATTCTGATGATAGGCGCAATGGTGCTTGCGCTGATATTGGCAAATACTGCCGCATCCGAAATGTATCTGACCTTTTTCAGTCAGATGTTCGGAGTGACCTTCGGTGCGTTCTCGCTTTACAAACCCCTCATCCTCTGGATAAACGACGGCCTTATGGCGCTTTTCTTCCTCATGGTCGGTCTTGAGGTTAAGCGTGAGTTTGTCCACGGGGAGCTTTCCACCCCGTCGCAGGCCATGCTGCCGATTGTTGCCGCCGTGGGCGGTGCGGTTGTGCCTGCGCTTATCTATGCCGGACTTAACGTTAAGGGCGTAATGAGCGGATGGGGCGTCCCCATGGCAACGGATATAGCCTTTGCCATAGGTCTTCTGACACTTCTGGGAAGCGGTGTTCCTACCGGACTGAAGGTGTTTCTGGCCTCTCTGGCTGTTGTGGATGATCTTCTGGCAGTGCTGGTCATTGCACTGTTTTATACCGATACGCTGGTCGTATCATACCTGATCTGGGCGGTGGCATCTGTTCTGGTGCTGTTTGCCATGAACAGGTTCAGGGTTGCTCTTCTCGGACCGTATCTGCTGGTGGGTGCCGTTCTGTGGTACTGCCTTCTTAAGTCAGGAATACACGCAACGGTTGCGGGTGTTGTTACTGCTATGTTCATCCCGTCCGAACCCAGAATCCCCATGAACGTTTTCAGCCGTATGGTGAGAAATGCGGTGTCCAGAATCGATAACGACGAGGATAAATCACTGACAAAAGAGAACGAACAGGATATGGGAAGGGTGGTGTTCACCGCCACATATTCACAAAGCCCCATGTCCAGACTGGAGCATAGTCTGCACAGCCTCACTGCATATTTCATAATGCCTGTTTTCGCATTTTCGAATATGGGGCTGACGTTTAATGTGGGTACACTCAGCACGGAATCATGGCTGATGACGGCAGGTATCGCCGCAGGGCTTATCGTGGGTAAACCTCTGGGTATCGTCGGTAGTGTTGCTCTGCTCATGAAAACCGGAAAGGTCTCTCTGCCTGATGGTGTCACCATGCCCCAGATAATCGGAGCGGGCATGCTGGCGGGCGTAGGTCTCACCATGTCTATATTCATTTCAACAATGGCATTTCCAGAGGAGATGCAGAATATTTCAAAACTGGCCATCCTTGGTGCTTCCTTGGTTTCGGCACTTCTGGGATTGTTTTATCTTAAAAGACACATAAAAAAAGCAGACTGA
- the eno gene encoding phosphopyruvate hydratase, whose amino-acid sequence MTDIIDVFAREVLDSRGNPTIEVDVVTSGGVLGRAIVPSGASTGEYEAVELRDGDKSRYLGKGVLKAVQNVNEIIAPELEGIDVTEQKMIDEILLSLDGTKNKGKLGANAILGVSLACARAAADACGLPLYKYIGGTFANTLPAPMMNIINGGSHADNNVDIQEFMIMPLGAENFKEALRMGAEVFHTLKKVLKDKGLNTAVGDEGGFAPNLGSNEEAIEVIIDAIKKAGYEPGKDIYIALDAASSEFYNKEKKCYVLAAEAKPEKTAAEMVEYYSYLVDKYPIISIEDGLDENDWDGWKLLTDALGKRIQLVGDDLFVTNTEKLKQGIEKGIANSILVKLNQIGTLTETLDAIQTAREAGYTCVISHRSGESEDTTIADLAVAVNAGQIKTGSLCRTDRIAKYNQLLRIEEELFEQATFKGIKGFYNLKK is encoded by the coding sequence ATGACCGACATCATTGATGTTTTTGCCAGAGAGGTACTGGATTCCAGAGGTAACCCCACAATAGAAGTTGACGTTGTTACCAGCGGCGGCGTTCTGGGACGTGCGATAGTTCCCTCAGGTGCATCAACAGGCGAATACGAAGCTGTGGAACTTCGTGACGGTGACAAATCAAGATACCTTGGCAAGGGTGTTCTGAAAGCAGTTCAGAACGTAAACGAGATTATCGCTCCTGAGCTTGAGGGAATCGATGTCACTGAACAGAAGATGATCGACGAAATCCTCCTCTCACTTGACGGCACAAAAAACAAAGGTAAACTGGGCGCAAACGCCATCCTCGGCGTTTCACTGGCATGCGCCAGAGCCGCTGCTGACGCTTGCGGACTGCCCCTTTACAAATACATAGGCGGAACATTTGCCAACACCCTGCCCGCCCCCATGATGAACATTATCAACGGCGGCTCCCACGCTGACAACAACGTGGACATTCAGGAATTTATGATCATGCCCCTCGGCGCAGAAAACTTCAAAGAAGCTCTGCGTATGGGTGCGGAAGTTTTCCATACACTGAAAAAAGTTCTGAAAGACAAAGGACTCAACACTGCTGTCGGCGATGAGGGCGGTTTTGCACCCAACCTCGGTTCAAACGAGGAAGCCATCGAAGTTATCATCGATGCCATCAAAAAAGCAGGCTATGAGCCCGGCAAAGACATCTACATAGCTCTGGATGCCGCATCCAGCGAATTTTACAACAAAGAGAAAAAATGCTACGTTCTCGCTGCTGAGGCAAAACCCGAAAAAACGGCTGCCGAAATGGTTGAGTACTACTCATATCTTGTTGATAAATACCCGATCATCTCTATTGAAGACGGTCTGGACGAAAACGACTGGGACGGCTGGAAACTGCTGACAGACGCTCTGGGCAAAAGAATACAGCTCGTGGGCGACGACCTGTTCGTTACAAACACAGAGAAACTTAAGCAGGGTATTGAAAAGGGAATCGCCAACTCAATCCTTGTTAAGCTGAACCAGATAGGCACGCTGACAGAAACTCTGGACGCAATCCAGACTGCCCGTGAAGCCGGCTACACATGTGTCATCTCCCACCGCTCCGGCGAGTCCGAGGACACAACCATCGCCGATCTCGCTGTCGCAGTTAACGCAGGGCAGATCAAAACAGGCTCACTCTGCCGCACAGACAGAATAGCCAAATACAACCAGCTCCTGCGCATCGAAGAGGAACTGTTCGAACAGGCTACGTTCAAGGGAATCAAGGGTTTCTATAACCTGAAAAAGTGA
- a CDS encoding sensor domain-containing diguanylate cyclase, translating to MEKSKSLKYYFLFSFYFIIFGMVVAALTSYVNYSMTVVNIKKQITRNVNSIFDEKAFYTNQIMKRYVLLLNTFSKNSLLIDYIENPAFHNKEHLDAFFLASVESTFNLMQLRYIDEKGVERSRVDRKSGRVFIVPENKLQDKSDSYYFKESAKLPENSIWKSKVDLNREHGKIEIPLNPTFRMATPVYINGNFKGIVIVNLMMSNVLNNLVKADNFDVFICDGKGRMLLTTGENQIWSGYLNKHVTLKNYLPEYADKILANDVFSTENLYSFNLEPQIQNGENIRLVFKTKQEYILETRADNTYAAFIIALTTLAVSIPLAWIAAFIPSRLQTKLTETNRSLREFMNILDRYVITTSTDVNQIITRVSLAFSRISGYSREELIGNTNKLIRHPENDPAIYKELWETIQCGDVWQGELRCQDKHGNTFWLRKIISPDLNEKGEIIGYTSIDYDFTAIKQIEEMSVTDQLTKISNRRWLDASLKKEMVRFERYGHDFSVILLDIDHFKNVNDNFGHAEGDSVLIQLAAILKSSTRASDTVGRWGGEEFLIIAPETLKDDCFVLAEKIRHAVEDHDFGAVGHVTVSLGVAQYESGSTAAHFIINADNALYRAKQGGRNRTEKA from the coding sequence ATGGAAAAATCTAAGTCCCTTAAGTATTATTTCCTTTTCTCCTTCTACTTTATAATTTTCGGAATGGTGGTAGCGGCACTTACATCTTACGTGAACTACTCGATGACTGTTGTGAATATTAAGAAACAAATAACCCGCAATGTTAATAGTATATTTGACGAAAAAGCATTTTATACGAATCAGATAATGAAACGTTACGTTCTGCTTCTCAATACATTTTCAAAAAACAGCCTGCTGATAGATTACATCGAAAATCCGGCTTTCCATAACAAAGAACATCTGGATGCTTTCTTTCTGGCTTCGGTGGAATCGACCTTTAACCTGATGCAGCTCAGATATATTGACGAAAAGGGCGTTGAGCGTTCCCGTGTGGACAGAAAGAGCGGACGGGTCTTTATAGTTCCCGAAAATAAGCTACAGGATAAGTCCGACAGCTACTATTTCAAAGAATCCGCAAAACTTCCTGAAAACAGTATATGGAAATCCAAGGTCGATTTGAACAGAGAACACGGCAAAATTGAAATACCCCTTAACCCAACTTTCCGCATGGCGACTCCGGTCTATATTAACGGTAATTTCAAAGGCATTGTGATAGTGAATCTTATGATGTCCAATGTTCTGAACAATCTGGTTAAGGCGGATAACTTTGATGTGTTTATATGTGACGGCAAAGGCCGGATGCTGCTGACCACAGGTGAGAACCAGATTTGGTCAGGCTACCTTAATAAGCATGTGACTCTGAAAAACTACCTGCCCGAATACGCCGACAAGATACTTGCCAATGATGTTTTCTCCACCGAAAATTTGTATTCATTCAATCTTGAACCGCAGATTCAGAATGGCGAAAATATCAGACTTGTTTTTAAAACTAAGCAGGAATACATATTAGAGACCAGGGCGGACAATACATATGCTGCGTTTATCATTGCGCTGACCACTCTGGCTGTTTCCATCCCTCTGGCGTGGATTGCAGCGTTCATCCCTTCAAGACTCCAGACAAAGCTGACAGAAACAAACAGAAGCCTCAGAGAATTCATGAATATCCTTGATAGATACGTCATAACGACATCTACTGATGTTAATCAGATCATAACGAGAGTGAGCCTTGCTTTTTCCAGAATCAGCGGATACAGCCGTGAAGAGCTTATCGGTAATACCAATAAGCTGATACGGCATCCGGAGAACGATCCTGCCATATATAAAGAGCTGTGGGAAACCATCCAGTGTGGAGATGTGTGGCAGGGTGAGCTGCGTTGTCAGGACAAACACGGGAACACATTCTGGCTCAGAAAAATCATCAGCCCCGATCTTAACGAAAAGGGCGAGATTATCGGATACACTTCTATTGATTATGACTTCACCGCTATTAAGCAGATCGAAGAGATGTCCGTTACCGATCAGCTGACGAAGATAAGCAACAGACGATGGCTGGATGCGTCATTGAAGAAAGAGATGGTTCGTTTCGAAAGATACGGTCATGATTTTTCGGTTATTCTGCTGGATATCGACCATTTTAAAAATGTGAACGATAACTTCGGGCATGCCGAGGGCGACAGCGTTCTCATTCAGCTGGCGGCCATTCTGAAATCCAGCACCAGAGCTTCTGACACTGTGGGCAGGTGGGGCGGTGAGGAGTTTCTCATCATTGCACCGGAAACACTGAAAGACGACTGTTTTGTGCTTGCGGAAAAAATACGGCATGCTGTCGAAGATCACGACTTCGGGGCTGTAGGCCATGTTACGGTGAGTCTTGGGGTTGCCCAATATGAGTCCGGAAGCACTGCGGCACATTTCATAATCAATGCCGACAATGCACTCTACAGAGCCAAGCAGGGCGGGCGGAACAGAACCGAGAAAGCCTGA
- a CDS encoding radical SAM protein yields the protein MYAIPNLLFADRQGNIYDHPHLKMTVRSENYNFVPYEIELIELPPCSRLYFVPGTHPVAYNPHTAGMETFTGGYAVSAFLDPGFLRLFLPAYVKNVEEVLPLYAYTAVGWLNDKFVVPALKVDDDSKWNPANFDYTDGFKPTVDRMIEKYPDNRLYGQLATCALEYHCTAAKNAFIGRWECPLPTAPTCNSRCMGCISKQDDKRITAPQDRIKFVPTPEEIAQVALNHYEVAEEPIVSFGQGCEGDPITVADTIAKAIKIIKAQAPELTVNFNSNCSNPEKMKMIFDAGVDSIRVSLNSVVQSTYDAYYNPVGYTLDDVLKSIELANRYNVYTSLNFLTMPGVNDRESEANTLVDFLDAYKIDLIQLRNLNIDPDFLFARMKFKKEEILGLKNLLKLIRKKHKSMKFGYFNRTRENFHKDFGLPDLKRRPK from the coding sequence ATGTACGCAATACCGAATCTTCTCTTTGCCGACAGGCAGGGCAACATATACGATCACCCTCATCTGAAAATGACAGTGAGGAGCGAGAACTATAATTTTGTGCCATACGAAATAGAGCTTATCGAGCTGCCCCCCTGCTCAAGGCTTTACTTTGTGCCGGGGACACATCCGGTAGCTTATAATCCCCACACAGCAGGGATGGAAACTTTCACAGGAGGCTATGCGGTCAGCGCATTCCTCGACCCCGGATTTCTCAGGCTTTTCCTTCCAGCCTATGTGAAAAACGTTGAAGAGGTTCTGCCGCTGTATGCCTACACAGCCGTGGGCTGGCTGAACGACAAGTTTGTCGTGCCCGCTCTAAAGGTTGATGACGACAGCAAATGGAACCCCGCAAACTTCGACTACACCGACGGATTCAAACCAACCGTGGACAGGATGATAGAAAAATATCCGGACAACAGGCTTTACGGTCAGCTGGCCACCTGCGCTCTGGAATATCACTGCACGGCGGCGAAGAACGCATTCATCGGCCGCTGGGAATGTCCCCTGCCCACTGCGCCCACCTGCAACAGCAGATGCATGGGCTGCATATCCAAGCAGGATGACAAGCGGATAACCGCTCCGCAGGACAGGATAAAATTCGTGCCCACCCCCGAAGAGATAGCTCAGGTGGCTCTTAATCACTATGAGGTGGCGGAAGAACCCATAGTCAGCTTCGGACAGGGCTGCGAGGGCGACCCCATCACCGTTGCGGACACCATTGCAAAGGCAATAAAGATAATCAAGGCGCAGGCTCCGGAGCTTACGGTTAACTTCAACTCCAACTGCTCCAACCCCGAAAAAATGAAGATGATTTTCGACGCTGGTGTGGATAGTATTAGAGTAAGCCTTAATTCGGTGGTACAATCTACATATGACGCATATTACAATCCCGTGGGCTACACACTGGATGATGTGCTGAAAAGCATCGAACTGGCAAACAGATATAACGTTTATACCTCTCTGAACTTTCTGACCATGCCGGGCGTGAACGACAGAGAGAGCGAGGCGAACACTCTGGTGGATTTTCTGGATGCGTACAAGATAGACCTTATCCAACTGCGCAACCTGAACATAGATCCGGATTTTCTTTTTGCCAGAATGAAATTTAAGAAAGAGGAGATTCTGGGACTTAAGAATCTTCTGAAGCTGATAAGAAAGAAACACAAAAGTATGAAGTTCGGTTATTTCAACAGAACCCGTGAGAATTTTCACAAGGACTTCGGGTTGCCGGACCTCAAGAGGAGACCAAAATGA
- the nadB gene encoding L-aspartate oxidase produces the protein MKTFFYDYIVLGSGVAGLRAAIELAGFGSVAVVTKCFLGESSSEYAQGGVAVALSDDDDISLHIEDTLRAGDGLCDMKAVSTLVEQGPKYIKQLISWGAKFDMHGGVLEFSREAAHSVNRIIHAKGDATGHEIVRTLKEYSKNFGNIEKIEYTYAIDFIKDAPDSVCGVFALDEKTGEFKLYYAKAVIVATGGAGRLYRRTTNPAVVTGDGMAMAFRAGADMRDMEFYQFHPTGLSVPGAPAFLLSEAMRGEGGILRNVNMERFAAKYHPDGELAPRDVVSRAIFFEMKQTGSDHVFLDLTHLEKDFVRNRFPKIYTTCLEYNIDITVNPIPVSPAAHYYMGGIFTDEFGRSSLKGLYACGEAACNGVHGANRLASNSLLEGVVYGGRSAETAAADTMDKKVHAVELPAFETVSEERADGMVEEIQECMWDCVGVSRNSAGLARAKEYLGGHLTKYKNYVPVDRNTAEIRNMLTVGLLMANAADERKGSRGGHYRDDYPDRIADNWHIYFHNAEFNPVKN, from the coding sequence ATGAAGACTTTTTTTTATGATTATATTGTATTGGGCAGCGGCGTTGCGGGGCTGAGAGCCGCCATTGAACTGGCAGGCTTCGGCAGTGTTGCCGTGGTAACTAAATGTTTTCTGGGCGAAAGCTCATCCGAGTATGCACAGGGCGGCGTTGCAGTCGCCCTTTCCGATGACGATGACATATCGCTGCACATAGAGGACACTTTGCGTGCAGGAGACGGGCTGTGCGACATGAAGGCGGTCTCAACACTGGTTGAGCAGGGGCCGAAGTACATTAAACAGCTTATCTCCTGGGGTGCGAAGTTCGATATGCACGGCGGAGTTCTGGAATTTTCCCGTGAGGCAGCCCACAGCGTCAACCGCATCATTCATGCCAAAGGTGACGCAACAGGGCACGAAATTGTCCGCACACTGAAGGAATATTCCAAAAACTTCGGCAATATCGAAAAAATAGAATACACCTATGCAATCGATTTTATAAAGGATGCGCCGGACAGCGTCTGCGGCGTTTTCGCATTGGACGAGAAGACAGGGGAGTTTAAACTCTACTACGCCAAGGCGGTGATAGTCGCCACAGGCGGAGCGGGCAGACTCTACAGAAGAACCACCAACCCCGCAGTTGTCACAGGGGACGGAATGGCTATGGCCTTTCGTGCCGGAGCGGATATGCGGGATATGGAGTTCTATCAGTTCCACCCCACAGGGCTTTCTGTGCCCGGTGCGCCTGCATTCCTCCTCAGCGAGGCGATGAGAGGCGAGGGCGGTATCCTGCGCAATGTAAACATGGAACGCTTTGCGGCCAAATATCACCCCGACGGCGAGCTTGCCCCCCGTGATGTTGTTAGCCGTGCCATATTCTTCGAAATGAAACAGACGGGATCCGATCACGTTTTCCTCGACCTGACACATCTGGAAAAGGATTTCGTGCGCAACAGATTCCCCAAGATATACACTACCTGTCTGGAATATAACATCGACATCACTGTCAATCCTATTCCTGTCAGCCCCGCCGCCCACTACTACATGGGCGGAATATTCACCGATGAGTTCGGGCGCAGCAGCCTGAAAGGGCTTTATGCGTGTGGAGAGGCGGCCTGCAACGGTGTTCACGGCGCAAACAGACTGGCCAGCAACTCACTCCTCGAAGGCGTGGTATACGGCGGCAGAAGCGCAGAAACTGCGGCGGCGGACACAATGGACAAAAAGGTGCATGCGGTTGAGCTTCCGGCATTCGAAACCGTCAGCGAAGAGCGGGCGGACGGAATGGTGGAAGAGATTCAGGAATGCATGTGGGACTGCGTAGGTGTTTCACGCAACAGCGCAGGGCTTGCCCGTGCCAAGGAATATCTTGGCGGCCACCTTACGAAATATAAAAACTATGTTCCCGTTGACAGAAACACTGCCGAGATACGCAATATGCTCACAGTGGGACTGCTGATGGCGAATGCGGCGGACGAACGCAAGGGAAGCCGTGGCGGACATTATCGTGACGACTATCCGGACAGGATAGCGGACAACTGGCACATCTATTTTCATAATGCCGAATTTAATCCCGTTAAAAACTAA
- a CDS encoding tRNA (5-methylaminomethyl-2-thiouridine)(34)-methyltransferase MnmD, translating into MPNLIPLKTKNKPLITADGSISLYSMDYNEGYRAKSVGAFTESLHKFYSASGIEELLQKQDVRLLDICLGGGSNLSVTLDRVLSMKHRHKLHIVTVERQSSLFDTIRQNKFMWPYGGYEMLRKLIDEGQAEDIRLDIAIGDARNILRDMRMEFDVVYFDPFGKRKNPEMWTVDVFRDVHRLCSDIGRAATYSSGREIREDFVRAGFRYTVTPKPDGAFQEGTVFYKI; encoded by the coding sequence ATGCCGAATTTAATCCCGTTAAAAACTAAGAACAAACCATTAATAACAGCGGACGGCTCTATATCCCTCTACAGCATGGACTATAACGAGGGGTATAGAGCCAAAAGCGTGGGCGCATTCACCGAAAGCCTGCACAAGTTCTATTCCGCCAGCGGAATTGAGGAGCTTTTGCAGAAGCAGGACGTGCGCCTTCTGGACATATGCCTCGGCGGCGGGAGCAACCTGTCCGTTACGCTGGATCGTGTGCTCTCCATGAAACACCGCCATAAACTGCATATTGTCACTGTGGAGCGTCAGTCGTCACTTTTCGATACCATCCGCCAGAATAAGTTCATGTGGCCTTACGGGGGCTATGAGATGCTCAGGAAGCTCATTGATGAAGGGCAGGCGGAGGATATCCGGCTGGATATCGCAATAGGGGACGCAAGGAACATTCTGCGGGATATGCGGATGGAGTTTGATGTGGTCTATTTCGACCCGTTCGGCAAGCGGAAGAATCCGGAGATGTGGACGGTGGACGTTTTCAGGGATGTCCATAGGCTCTGCTCGGATATCGGGCGGGCGGCAACCTATTCATCCGGAAGGGAGATAAGGGAGGATTTTGTCCGTGCGGGATTCCGCTACACCGTGACACCCAAGCCCGACGGGGCTTTTCAGGAAGGTACGGTATTTTATAAGATATGA